The Syngnathoides biaculeatus isolate LvHL_M chromosome 16, ASM1980259v1, whole genome shotgun sequence DNA segment CGCCCAACCAGTCCATGTCCTTCCTGGCCCAGCAGAGGCTGGCCACCAACGCCAGGAGAGGCTTCACTCGACCGCACCCAAGATGAGTCTTGAAAGAGAGAattctacaccccccccccccaaatccccTTTATCTCCGTGCCTTTTGTTTGCTCACCGGACATGCCCCCTGGTGGCCTAAAAGGGTACTGCGATGATTTCCAGAGGTTGAGTTGCTGTTTACTTCATGTTGAAAGAGCAATAACTGGAACACATACAACCTTaaaaatcgggggggggggtctttctcACCTTTTAAGGtgatttttaattgtctttgttcTCTTGGAGAACGGTACACTTTTTGTGtttagcctcttttttttttttttattgaattttaagTTTAATAGAGTTTAGTGTTGTCGGGATTCTAGTTAAGATTTAAAGCGTGAGCTGAGGAAGGTTTGAAATGCAGCCTTGGACTACTTCCGTCGTACAACGTGTTGAGCTACACTGGAATACCTCCATTTATACACTGCACAAACGCTTGAGCTGCATTTGGTTTGGTGCAGTGTTTCCTCTTCctgctctcccccccccccccccagcccccctcaTATAGATGAGCTTCATCCGCGGGAGCgaatagttcctctcttgtttCCACTGGAATAAGAACTTTGACGAGCGGCCAAAGCACATTCCCATAGCAGCGGGTTTGTCGAGTGCCTTCAGAAAGACACCAAATCCTTGCCGTCCGGTTAAAAATGAAGTATGGGATATTTTTCAGtgctctgacattgcgtccctcCATTTGTCGTAGATTTCTGTAGATGTTAGTCGAATAGCATGTCAcactgcatgtttttatttattagctTTATTTGCATGTGATTCTCgtacatgtattttgttttccccCATTTGAAGCAGGGTAATAATGGCTGTGGGTCAAACCTAAAAGCACGCAACATCTTTTAGGCTCTACACAAATGTGAATGTCTGCAGTTGAATCTGATGGACTCGTCGCAACACTAaggttttgcttttctttaaGATGAACTACTTCATACGCAGGAATGTGGAATTTGTCTGTTCACAAGATACTCTGAACTCATAAATGGCAGTTTTATCATCTCTGCTTATTTTCTACAGATGAGCTAACTTGAGCGTGTAGCGTAATACTACATCCCATGTCAAAGCTGCTACTTAGTGCCTTGTCCTTCATCCCTGTCAAAATATGCTGTCCTCTTTCATGacccaatttttttgtgtgcactttttttttttttttgtggttgatcATTGAGTTAATgtttggcatttgcatgtttccTTGTTTTCTGAGAAAATTGGTCAAATAGATCGTAGCAGTGTTCTTCACGCGGGGATGTGGCAAGTTTAACATGTAGTAGTCCTTTCAACTTTTGCACTACAAATAAATGGgaatttaagacaaaaaaaatgctacctTGTGATTTGTATTCAATTACCGTAAATATGAACCGTTgacgcggcacggtggatcagcaggtaaagcattggcctcacagttctaagaacccaggttcaatctctgccccgcctgtgtggactttgcatgttctccctgtgcctgttttcttcgggcactccggtttcctcccacatcccaaaaacatgcatacattaattggacactctaaattaccccgaggtgtgattgtgtgcgcggctgtttgtctccacgtgccctgtgattggccggcaaccagttcagggtgtaccccgcctcctcccccattgacagctgggataggctccagcactccccgcgaccctcgtgaggataagcggcaaagaaaatggatggttggatggatggatggatggacggacagacagaTGGACTGATGAACCTAaggtcacattaaaaaaagtcacttaAAGATACAGTACACCTTTAATGATGGAACTTAATAAAACAACAGAGGATAGTCACTGATGGCATagtgcctttggtgcgggcagcgtgggatcgattcctgttCAGTGAGGGTGTCGATAtccgccctgtgactgactggcgacgagttcagggtgtagtccgcctttcgcccgacgatagctgggataggctccagctttcccgcaacccttgtgaggataagcggcttggataatgacatgaaaaaaacactGATGCAATGATAGCACACTGTTATGAAGTAACTTGGTACTGCAAATTGCAATGGAATTACTGATCAACAATATTCATgattaaaaatcatattttttgaaGGATATGATGTAACATTTACTGAATAGAactctagaaagaaaaaaaacaattttgacaatttttaatttttaccatAAAGATGATGAGGAAATATAAATGATGGGATGGCACAGCagatgcctcacagttctgaggagttcAAATCAGGCCTCTTTTGTTTAttggtgccctgcgattgactagcgaccagttcagggtgtaccctgccttctacccgatgacacctgggattggctcccacactcctgtgacccttgtgaggataagtggctcagaaaatggatggatgaatacgtTTTGGTTAATTTTCTGAACTTTCAGTAAGTGCATCCACAGGACACTTGCATGAttcctaccaaaaaaaaaaaaattgatttaccACACCATGTTTAGACAATATCATGTCATATCACAACCCAAATAAGTAAATGTGAAATTCCAAAATAAACTAGAAAGATgacagtttgtcttttttttttttgtttttgtttgtttgaaagtgTAACTGACTCACCAGAGAAACTAAAGGATTGCACCACAAGGTGGCGCTTCGAGGTCCCTgtggacaaaaatgtcatgtttgagaCTATAGTAGAATGTCACATGACCAGAGAGAGCCAACCACGACGGTATTAGTAGACTCAGTGATGAGAAAGGGGTCGGTAAtttctttcgttttttttttttttccccaaaaagtaactaaaattgtgaaaatgtccaaaagcaaatcaattaattattaattttctCGCAGTGATGTAATGGATTATGATTATATAAatgttgtaattaaattacatgaTCTAGTTACATGTCATGAGTCACTTCAGTGCTTATCCTCGTCTGCGTTTTTCACTTTCAGGTATGTTTGACTTcctgtacagtttttttttttttttttgctttcttcctGCACAATGCTAAGGGCCAAACCCACGACGTGACGTCACTAGGGACCTCAAAAATGGCCGACAGCGATCGATGGACTTACTGAAAAAATAACCCAAAACATTGGGCAACAATCCCAAATTGTACGACTTGGAAGTGGATATTTAAAGCTTTCCGTGTCAAACATCCAATTTCGCCAACGGGTAGTCATCACCGGAAGAAGTAAGGTGGCAGTTTATCCAAAAGGAAAGGGAggcaggcggcggcggcgacgacgacttAGCAACGTTAGCATTCGAACGAACTGccgcttttgtttgtttccttaaAACGAGCTACATGACTGACATCGCGGACTAGTCTTTAGTCCTTTTTCGCCATAGGGATACgttgtttggggtttttgtttgttttgaagcgGGCAAGCGTTAACTCAAGAGGATCTTGAGCTAAAGTCTGCTACGTTTGCGATTCAAAGCGGAGCAGCCTGCCGTCTAACTGGAGGTGCAGGAGAACTCTTGAACACTCAAAACACCGCCGCGCCGCACTGAGGAAACATGGAACAAAGGCGTAGACACGGAAAATCGCACACCGCCGACGACGGGGgtagaagcagcagcagcagcagtcgcagtcgcagcagcagcagtagcgGCGGGGACTCGGACGGCGGCAGCCCCGCGTCCCCGACCGGGGGGCACGCGTCCTCCGACAGCCAACAAGGCCCTTCGTCGTCCTCGGGCAACGCGTTCGCCAACGACGGCAGTTTCATGGAGATGTTCAAGAAGAAGATGGAGGCGGAGATGAAAAAGGCGCAGGGGACAGATGAAGAGCAAGGACATAAGAAGCCCCCTCCAGTGACCAGCTTTGTAAGGGGTTTGGCAGACAGCACATCCGAATTGACAGCTTTAGCCCGATCGTAGAACTACTGtacactaaaataaataaaagggtgAAATTTTGGGATGAAACTAAACTGACGTTTTACTAGCGAGCTTTAAGGCATTTGCAAATTGAAACGAGAAAATGCTGCTGAAATATTGAAGTTGGACATGTGCTTTAAAAGGTTCAGATGGGTCAAAATAGGTTCATCTGGAACTGCGCATCTCGAAATTTCACCCGAGACGGATGCAACATTTGGAGACTAGTTtcgttggttggttggttggttaagttgggggggggtgttctttcCAGATGAGGCTGGCGCTTGGGCAGCAGACTAAATGTAGACCTGCTCTGGTGTAGTCTCCTTCATTGCCAAAAGCAAGGCCTCCTATAACGGTGTCAGTCTTCTATGCCCTAACCCAGGTGGGGAAGCGGAGAGGTGGCGTCTTCCTTAAGACCGGCATGGTTGCCAAGAAGCAGAAACAGGACACAGAGGTAAAAAACAAAGgatatatattaataataaactgGTTGGACATGTTGCCTGAATAATTTCTCCTCCTGCAGGCTACACCCGGCAAAAGTGACGCTTGGTCAAAGTACATGGCTGAGGTGAAAAAGTACAAAGCCCACCAGTGTGGCGACGACGATAAGACCAGGCCGCTGGTCAAGTAGGCGTGGATGGATCAACACGAGAGACCTTCAGCTTTCTTCCATCTCATGTTTTCATGAATTtccctttttgtatttttttgccccccccttGATTTGAATTGACACTTCACGTTTTTCCTCAAGAAACTTTGCAGTTATGATATAGCCATTTCTGTTTATGTTTAGGCTTGATAAAAATCTCCACTGCCTGTTCATTGTGGTGTCGTTTACTTATGACCTGAAGCACATGGGTTGTCACAACACcagaagcaaataaaaaaaaatgcaaaaaatgttttgttacaactgtaatcttgaaaaaaaaacagcaataattCAGCATTTAACACAAAATTGCTTTAAATtcttaaattgtcagaaataaaACAAGCAATTTGGAATAAGAAATCTCATGAActattagttaaaaaaataaaccaaatgaCTAGGAAAAATGTAAGTATACACCTAAAACAACAACTATTGACAGTTTTACGCCCAATAATTACGACCATGTGAAGGGaacaaattttaattaaaaggTTGAAGTACTGTACAGAATGGAACTCACTGAAGAAttcaagtaaaagaaaaaaaagtgttcagcttggggtttgggggggggctccAATTCAGCCATGCGCATTTTACATTTCTTACAAATGTCAGCGATAATTTATCGTTTTAAAAAGAGCACCATGTAGACACTGACCATGCATCTGAGAGGGAAACGTACAGAAGGCACACCGTCAATCCTATATCAACGTACAAatttcttctccatccacagTGATATAGGTCTGTCTTGTAAACAAGTTGTATTTATCATTTTCTTTAGCTGTGTTGAGTGGAAAAGTTatcaaaatgttgacttttttttccttttagaaaTCCTGAAatcttgaatgtttttaaaagtggtCTGCTCAATCTGGCACCAAAAGCAAGTCCAGCTGCTATCATAGCGTCTTCCTCTTGCCATCTCCCCCCTGGCTTTGGGCAACATCTGCACagaaacaaaaagaggaaaaaaagtcaatcagTTGGTTTTTGTTAGTAAtcaaaaacagtgaagaaaataagtatttgaacaccctgctatattgcaagttcttccacttagaaatcatggaaaggtctgaaattttcatcgtgggtgcatgttcactgtgagagggatctggagactggcaaggccacgctagaaccttgataaggttcttacagagccactccttggttttcctggctgtgtccttcgggtcattgtcatgttaaaaaccccaggcacgacccatcttcaatgctctcactgagggaaagaggttgttccccaaaatctcacgatacatggccgcggtcatcctgtccttaatacaacgcagttgtcctgtcccatgtgtagaaaaacacccccaaaggatgatgctaccactcccctgcttcacagttgggatggtgttcttgggatgagaCACAtcatggaccttttttcaccaagatgcttggcaatttctccgtagccctttccagccgtgtggagttgtacaattttgtctctggtgtctttggacagctctttggtcttggccatgttccaagtttgagtctgactgattgtatagggtggacaggtgtctttatgcagcaaatgaccgcacacaggtgcatctgattcaggataatacatggagtggaggtggactttcaaaggcggactaacgggtctttgagggtcaaaattctagctgataagacaggtgttcaaatacttatttgcagctgtaacacacaatcgttaaaaaaatcatacattgtgatttctggatttttctttttagattatctctctcatagtggacctaaaccaatgaaaatttcagacccctccatgatttctaagtttgagaacttgcaatacagcaaagtgttcaaatacttattttcttcactgtacatgtgcaCAGACTCAGCGTCTGGAGTTAAATGGCGACATATAAAGGAGAGGGGGGAGAAAAAGCTTGCGACCACGAGACAGGATGAGCAGACAGGAAGACAAACAACACAAGTTTGGGGGGCGGGGCTCACATTTTACCTGAGAAAGCAAGCTGCAAGTGAGGAGGCAGAGCAACCTGAGAACCTGACTGGAGACTCTTATACAGATCTGAGGAAATAGGACAGGGGCACAAaggagacggggggggggggtgtgaaaaGGAGGCCACAAGGAAAAGGAAAGTTAAGTATGAATAAGagagtggggggcggggggcagatGAGGAATGTGATAAACACAACGTTGGTAAGGCTGAAGTCAGGAGacaaacaaaatggaggaataGTAAACAGGTTGTAGTCGGAATCATTCACTTATCACTATGTAGGAATTTTTATATAGTGGCACGGTTCACGACCGGTTGTAAATTTTGGGGTCAGGGGAAAATTGGAAACGTGGGCAAAGTCAGAAGAAGATGCTTAcatgtgaaaaataaacaacaacaaataaagccATTGTTGTGTTAATACTGAGATTTATAGGAATCGTTGTTTCGTtgatcacgttttttttttccaccccgcCACTGCTTTAAAGTCTGGACTCAGAACCACAGCTGTCAAGTGGCAGGAATGTCACTTAtccactgccaaaaaaaaaaaccaaaacaagacaGTAGAGGAAGTGCATAAACATAAACTCGCACAGTCTTCCTAGTACACTTCTCCAAAGACAAAGATGGATGGCGATTGTGCTCCGTGAAGAAAACTTTGTTTGTGCGTGCATGTACAAAAACTTGAAAGTAAGGAAAGTAAAAGGGGGGTTTGATAGTGAGGGGcatacaaacacgcacacaccattCCATCCAACACTCCAATTTTGATGTGACCAAGAAGAAAAGATGACAAGATTACACAAGTATTTAATGAGCAAATGTTCAGATAGCAAAGCACTTTGGTGACGTCATTGGGCAGCGCGTTAAACCAGCTCACACTACGGACTACAATAAAGTTGAAAtttctcacttttcattgtaaatattatttaagtgTTGTAAATCCTTCAGTGAGACAACCCTTAACCTCCATGCCCAATTTATGACCACGCACGCTTCTTGGTATTCGCTCTTGAatttcttctctttggtctttcctGGTGGTCGAAGGTTCAACTCAACGTATCACCGGACCTTACCACCTGGTGGAACCAGAGAATATTGCAGACAAGGTCCAATGAATGTAGTCATGATTTTGGTATGATTTGGGAAATTTTGTATCAACGTTGGGCGGGCCAGATTGAATTGATCAAGGGGCTGGATGTGGCCCGCAGACTGTAGTTTGGCCCCCcgagttagcacatctgcctcagacTTCTGAGGAACgggcatgtgtggagtttgcatgttctcccccgtgcctgcgtgggttttctccgggcactccggtttacttcCCCATGCCAAAAtcgtgcatggtaggttaactgaagactccaaattgcttgGAGGTGTGAATctttgtttatgtgccctgccattggctggtgaccagctcaGGTTAAATAATGGATGAAAAAAGTTAGTTACGctgagtcaaaaaaaaattcacaaaaatttGGCATTCCAACAGCTGTGTGTAGACTTTTGTTATCTATTGTATGTATAAGGCTTACACTCACTCTGTGTCAACGTAGAGAAGGACGCATTACTACTGGGGGCGGAGCTACTGGGCGGCGTGTTGGAGCCGGCGGTGCCCAGCGGGGGTAAGTTGAGCAGCGGCGGCGGGAACTGTAAGGGAAATGACACGGGAACCAGACCGCCCAACATCCCAAAGCCCAGAGGAAGAGAAGAGGTGGAGCCCAGCAAACCGCTGCCCCCTGCTGGCGATGCCTGAGCAAAAggggaacatttttaaatgtactgatttcttggaaaatctttggagtcgCATCCCGTTTACGAACAGAGTAAAGGTGAGCTGCGACCAGCTCAGGGGAAGACAGAAAATTCACGTGACAACTCACCAACCTGTGGCAACTGAGAAGAAGCTGATGACAACGGGACCGACGTCACCGGTTTGCTACCCTGAGACGTCACCCCCCCTGGCCTCTGCCGCTGGCTCTGGTTGGCAGAGGGCACCGTTGGGGGGGTGCCAGTTCCTGAATGCTTGGTTATGGATGAAGTGTTAAGGCTACTGTTGGTTGTGCTGCTGTTAATGACGACTGAACTCTTCTGGTTGCCTGGAGGAGCGTAACCACTTGGACCCACCTTGCCCGATCCCGCTGAGGCACCTGAGAATGGCGGGCGAAAGCCTGCGGGGCTTTTGGAAGAGAATTGCTGCATTGGGGGTGTCACCTGAGACCGAGGGATTTGGGAGGGGGTGGGCGAACTCGAGGTGGTGACGACTGAGTTGACAGTACGAGACGGGGTCGGGATGACTGAGTTGAGGCTGCGAGATGGGGTCGTGACGGCCGAGTTGAGGGTGCGAGACGAGGCGGCCGAGTTGAGGGTGCGAGATGGGGTGGTGACGGCTGAGTTGAGGGGTCGAGACGTGGCGGCCGAGTTGAGGATTCGAGATGAGGTGGTGGCGGTCGAGCTGAGGGTCCGAGGAGACGCGGTGGCGGTCGAGCTGGGGGTCCGAGGAGACGCAGTGGCGGTCGAGCTGAGGGTGCGAGGAGACGTGGTGACGACGGAGTTGGGGGTGCGAGGTGTGAGTTTGACAATCGGGGTGATGCCGCAGTGACTCGATTGAGTGAGAGTAGCGTGCATCGGGGTGatgaaaccagactgttgcGTAGTTTTAACTCCCGGGTGGGACGGGGGCACGGAAGAGGCTTTGCTCTGTGGGGTGAGCGGCATGCGTGTCGCCAGGAAGGTTTTGGGGCTCATGTGTGCGGGTGACGGATGGGCTGTTGGTCGAGATGGCGATGTAATGATGACGGGGTCATTACTGTTGATTCctttattaatgttgcatttaatGAGGCTTGAagggggagtggagaccccTACTTTTGATCCTGGAGGTGCAAGGGGTGAGGCAGTAGGTGGAGGGCGGGGTTTAGGGGGTGAAACAGATGCAGGAGAATTGACTTTAGGCACAGCAACCCCCACGGGTCTCTGAGTGTTCAGCACGGAGTGTCTGTGTATCTGTCCCGGTCCCTTCACAACCCCCATCGCATC contains these protein-coding regions:
- the trir gene encoding telomerase RNA component interacting RNase, encoding MEQRRRHGKSHTADDGGRSSSSSSRSRSSSSSGGDSDGGSPASPTGGHASSDSQQGPSSSSGNAFANDGSFMEMFKKKMEAEMKKAQGTDEEQGHKKPPPVTSFVGKRRGGVFLKTGMVAKKQKQDTEATPGKSDAWSKYMAEVKKYKAHQCGDDDKTRPLVK